One Spinacia oleracea cultivar Varoflay chromosome 4, BTI_SOV_V1, whole genome shotgun sequence DNA segment encodes these proteins:
- the LOC110779533 gene encoding mRNA cap guanine-N7 methyltransferase 2, protein MTGYAAAAAAAAAAAAAAAPPPKMTPMESTHTHHRLFDFAKAALFKIFLFPYATVCELFCGQVPDVDKFDDALIGHYIGIDVEMSGVSQVQVAWESQRKDYTSQFIELDPCDENLAPHLLDKCNTVDIVCCMQHLQICFTSEERARILLRNVSSLLKPGGYFFGITPDSSMIWAKYQKNVEAYHNRSGMKPNIVPNCIRSESYMITFELEEEKFPLFGKKYQLKFASDVSAETHCLVHFPSFIRLAREAGLEYVEIQNLTEFYDDNRAQFGSLILKFGPSLVDPRGRLVPRSYDVLGLYTTFIFKKPDPDMAPPITTPVLPDGPHIYDEREWQGNTWREDDVNGTTEAPPGLGKISDQKGILGPGPAELRFPDAI, encoded by the exons ATGACGGGATATgctgcagcagcagcagcagcagcagcagcagcagcagcagcagcacctCCTCCCAAGATGACGCCAATGGAATCCACTCACACCCACCATCGCCTCTTCGACTTCGCTAAAGCTGCTCTCTTTAAGATCTTCCTTTTCCCTTACGCTACAGTCTGCGAGTTGTTCTGCGGCCAAGTACCAGACGTAGACAAATTCGACGATGCTCTAATTGGCCACTACATTGGAATTG ATGTGGAAATGTCTGGAGTAAGCCAAGTTCAAGTGGCGTGGGAGAGTCAGCGTAAAGATTATACTTCACAGTTCATTGAGCTTGACCCTTGCGAT GAAAATTTGGCACCACATTTGCTGGACAAGTGCAACACAGTTGATATTGTTTGCTGCATGCAGCATTTACAG ATATGCTTCACGTCTGAAGAGAGAGCAAGGATACTTCTACGTAACGTTTCGTCTTTGCTGAAACCAGGGGGTTACTTCTTTGGAATTACTCCTGACTCCTCCATGATATG GGCAAAATATCAGAAAAATGTTGAAGCATACCATAACAGAAGTGGAATGAAGCCTAACATTGTACCAAACTGCATTAGATCAGAGAGCTACATGATTACTTTTGAACTAGAAGAAGAAAA GTTCCCATTATTTGGAAAGAAATACCAGCTCAAGTTTGCTAGTGATGTATCTGCAGAAACACATTGCTTAGTTCATTTCCCAAGCTTTATCAG GTTGGCTAGAGAAGCTGGTCTTGAGTATGTAGAGATTCAGAATTTGACTGAGTTTTATGATGATAACAG AGCTCAGTTTGGAAGCTTAATTTTGAAATTCGGTCCAAGTCTGGTGGATCCTCGTGGAAGACTTGTTCCTCGCTCATATGATGTGTTAG GTTTATATACaacatttatttttaaaaagccGGACCCAGACATGGCTCCTCCTATTACAACTCCCGTATTGCCGGATGGACCTCATATTTATGATGAG AGAGAATGGCAAGGAAATACTTGGAGAGAAGATGATGTTAATGGTACAACAGAGGCGCCTCCTGGTCTCGGCAAGATTAGTGATCAAAAGGGGATTTTAGGTCCTGGCCCTGCTGAGTTACGCTTCCCGGATGCCATATAA